A genomic window from Phoenix dactylifera cultivar Barhee BC4 chromosome 7, palm_55x_up_171113_PBpolish2nd_filt_p, whole genome shotgun sequence includes:
- the LOC103711360 gene encoding rho GDP-dissociation inhibitor 1-like: MSLAVGALSSSETMGFQENKEIAEKNGSLMASEGEKVEKREDGDDVEEGEGEEGLNRQMSEASLYATGDDDEEEDGKGTKGIDLGPKVSLKDQLEKDKDDESLRRWKEQLLGSVDLSSVGENLEPEVKILSLSIQSPGRPDMVLPLPMVTNSKGVWFTLKEGSPYKLKFSFSVSNNIVSGLRYTNRVWKTGVKVDSTKEMLGTFSPQLEPYTYEVPEETTPSGIFARGSYSARTRFLDDDGKCYLEINYTFDIRKEWPSTTS, encoded by the exons ATGTCATTGGCCGTTGGAGCTCTTTCCAGTTCTGAAACCATGGGATTCCAGGAGAACAAAGAGATTGCTGAGAAAAATGGGAGTTTGATGGCAAGCGAAGGAGAAAAagtggagaagagagaggatgGGGACGACGTAGAGGAGGGTGAGGGGGAGGAGGGCCTCAACAGGCAGATGAGCGAGGCCTCTCTCTATGCCACTGgggatgatgatgaggaggaggatGGGAAAGGGACCAAGGGAATCGATTTGGGGCCTAAGGTTAGTCTCAAGGATCAGCTGGAGAAAGATAAG GATGATGAGAGCCTGAGGAGGTGGAAGGAGCAGCTTTTGGGGAGTGTGGATTTGAGCTCCGTAGGAG AAAATTTGGAGCCAGAGGTTAAGATCCTAAGTCTTTCAATCCAATCTCCTGGTAGACCTGACATGGTCCTTCCACTTCCTATGGTCACCAATTCCAAGGGTGTATGGTTTACCTTGAAAGAAGGCAGCCCCTACAAGCTCAAGTTCTCGTTCTCTGTGAGCAACAACATTGTCTCTGGCCTGAGATACACCAACAGAGTCTGGAAAACTGGTGTTAAGG TGGACAGCACAAAGGAAATGTTAGGTACCTTCAGCCCTCAACTTGAGCCTTACACATATGAGGTACCAGAAGAAACCACTCCCTCTGGTATTTTTGCGAGAGGATCATATTCTGCAAGAACAAGG tttcttgatgatgatggcaAGTGCTACTTAGAGATCAATTACACATTTGACATCCGTAAAGAATGGCCGTCGACGACCAGTTGA